A window of the Streptomyces luomodiensis genome harbors these coding sequences:
- a CDS encoding TetR/AcrR family transcriptional regulator, producing the protein MAGRTVRDERADATREAILATAERLFAERGVYAVSNRQVSGAAGQGNNAAVGYHFGTKADLVRAIARRHAQQVERVRERLLDEIGDSTDVRDWVACLVRPVLQHLAELPSPTWYARFCAQVMTDPALHEIMAEESLASPALRRTLDGLNRCLPDLPLEVHVERGAMARHLILHMCAERERALAEHTATPRSSWHDAATGLIDGIVGLWLAPVTH; encoded by the coding sequence ATGGCGGGCAGGACCGTACGGGACGAACGGGCCGACGCCACACGTGAGGCGATCCTGGCCACGGCGGAGCGGCTGTTCGCCGAGCGCGGGGTGTACGCGGTCTCCAACCGCCAGGTCAGCGGGGCCGCCGGCCAGGGCAACAACGCGGCGGTCGGCTACCACTTCGGCACCAAGGCCGACCTGGTGCGGGCGATCGCGCGCCGACACGCCCAGCAGGTGGAGCGGGTGCGCGAGCGGCTGCTGGACGAGATCGGCGACTCCACCGACGTACGGGACTGGGTGGCCTGTCTGGTGCGGCCGGTCCTCCAGCACCTGGCCGAACTGCCCAGCCCGACCTGGTACGCGCGGTTCTGCGCCCAGGTGATGACCGATCCCGCGCTCCACGAGATCATGGCCGAGGAGTCCCTGGCCTCTCCGGCGCTGCGGCGGACCCTCGACGGACTCAACCGGTGCCTGCCCGATCTGCCGCTCGAGGTGCATGTCGAGCGCGGTGCCATGGCGCGCCACCTGATCCTGCACATGTGCGCCGAGCGGGAACGCGCGCTCGCCGAGCACACCGCCACACCCCGGTCCAGCTGGCACGACGCCGCCACCGGCCTGATCGACGGGATCGTCGGGCTGTGGCTGGCGCCCGTCACCCACTGA
- a CDS encoding cytochrome P450: protein MARGDGRQPLSYPIPSDTALGPPAEWARLRQRCPVAKVALPSGDEATLLTRYQDVRQVLSDPRFTRLLNADDAARLTDSDSGGVFNSSMARSLPQGGEGHQRWRRMVARWFTAKRMNALRPGIEAMAERLVDGMLDHGHPADLKAHLAFPLPVWVICDLLGVPDTDRDRFAHWSDTLLNLTRYRQAEVDAAQAEFVDYMAAHAAAKRTAPGDDLLSELITATDPGGHRMSDPELVATGQALLVAGHETTANMIGKMLAMLLADRRHWERLLTDRSLVRTAVEEALRFDANPGFGMPRYIGEDTEVADTVLPRGTTVVCSMAAANRDETAFDDAGELTLDRSPNPHLAFGAGAHSCLGQALARTELQAVLDVLLRRLPTLELAVPEGELRRLEGLAVGGLRELPVRW, encoded by the coding sequence GTGGCTCGAGGAGACGGCCGGCAGCCGCTGAGCTATCCGATTCCCAGCGATACGGCCCTGGGGCCGCCCGCCGAGTGGGCCCGGCTGCGGCAGCGGTGTCCGGTGGCGAAGGTGGCCCTGCCCAGCGGGGACGAGGCCACGCTGCTGACCCGCTACCAGGACGTCCGGCAGGTGCTGTCCGATCCGAGGTTCACCCGGCTGCTGAACGCCGACGACGCGGCCCGCCTCACCGACAGCGACTCGGGCGGGGTGTTCAACAGCTCGATGGCGCGGTCGCTCCCGCAGGGCGGCGAGGGCCATCAGCGATGGCGCCGGATGGTGGCCAGATGGTTCACGGCCAAGCGCATGAACGCGCTGCGGCCGGGGATCGAGGCGATGGCCGAGCGGCTCGTCGACGGCATGCTGGATCACGGCCACCCCGCCGACCTCAAGGCCCACCTGGCCTTCCCCCTGCCGGTGTGGGTGATCTGCGATCTGCTGGGCGTCCCCGACACCGACCGCGACCGGTTCGCCCACTGGTCCGACACCCTGCTCAACCTCACCCGGTACCGGCAGGCCGAAGTCGACGCCGCGCAGGCCGAGTTCGTCGACTACATGGCCGCCCATGCCGCCGCCAAGCGGACCGCGCCGGGCGACGATCTGCTCAGTGAGCTCATCACGGCCACCGACCCCGGCGGCCACCGGATGTCCGACCCGGAGCTGGTGGCCACCGGCCAGGCCCTGCTGGTCGCCGGGCACGAGACCACGGCCAACATGATCGGGAAGATGCTGGCCATGCTGCTGGCCGACCGGCGCCACTGGGAGCGGCTGCTCACCGACCGCTCGCTGGTGCGCACGGCGGTGGAGGAGGCGCTGCGGTTCGACGCCAACCCGGGGTTCGGGATGCCCCGGTACATCGGCGAGGACACCGAGGTGGCCGACACCGTACTGCCGCGCGGCACCACCGTGGTGTGCAGCATGGCCGCGGCCAACCGGGACGAGACCGCCTTCGACGACGCCGGCGAGCTGACGCTCGACCGCAGCCCCAACCCCCATCTGGCGTTCGGCGCCGGGGCCCACTCCTGTCTGGGCCAGGCGCTCGCCCGCACCGAGTTGCAGGCCGTGCTGGACGTGCTGCTGCGCCGGCTGCCCACCCTCGAACTCGCCGTTCCGGAAGGTGAGTTGCGCCGCCTGGAGGGCCTGGCCGTGGGCGGGTTGCGCGAGCTTCCGGTGAGGTGGTGA
- a CDS encoding MFS transporter — protein MGYLKSSDCFKFPSIVHAKGSAVPENPTPPADAGAPGGTAPRPPRTNLVVGVLALAGIVVSLMQTLVIPLIPELPELLDASPSDTTWAVTATLLAGAVVTPVTGRLGDMYGKRRMLLISLVMLVAGSAVGGLSDSLAPMVAGRALQGLAAGVVPLGISIMRDELPAERLGAATALMSASLGVGGALGLPAAAFLAERADWHVLFWTAAGLGAVATALVAMCVPESAVRTGGRFDVVGAVGLSTALVCLLLAISKGADWGWTSGLTGGLFAVSALALVVWGRWELRTERPLVDLRTTARRQVLLTNAASAVFGFSMFAMSLLLPQLLQLPKATGYGLGRSMMTVGLVMAPSGLVMMAMAPLSARISKTAGPKVTLMLGATVVTVGYGLNIVLMSAVWQLVLVSSVIGAGIGLAYGAMPALVMAAVPVSETAAANSLNTLMRSIGTSISSAVAGVALAQLTITYGSVTLPSQDGFRVVMAIGAGAALIALVLAAFLPGRPAPAAPEQAQGRAERRPAAV, from the coding sequence ATGGGCTACCTTAAGTCAAGCGACTGTTTTAAATTCCCCTCCATCGTTCACGCGAAAGGCTCCGCCGTGCCTGAAAACCCCACCCCGCCCGCCGACGCCGGGGCGCCCGGCGGCACCGCCCCGCGCCCGCCGCGCACCAACCTCGTCGTCGGGGTGCTGGCCCTCGCGGGCATCGTGGTGTCGCTGATGCAGACCCTGGTGATCCCGCTGATCCCGGAACTTCCCGAACTTCTGGACGCCTCGCCGTCGGACACCACCTGGGCCGTGACCGCCACCCTGCTCGCGGGCGCCGTGGTGACCCCGGTGACGGGACGGCTCGGCGACATGTACGGCAAGCGGCGCATGCTGCTGATCAGCCTGGTCATGCTGGTGGCCGGATCGGCCGTCGGCGGCCTCAGCGACTCCCTGGCCCCCATGGTCGCCGGGCGCGCCCTCCAGGGCCTGGCGGCCGGTGTGGTGCCGCTGGGCATCAGCATCATGCGCGACGAACTGCCGGCCGAACGGCTCGGCGCGGCCACCGCGCTGATGAGCGCCTCACTGGGCGTGGGCGGCGCCCTGGGCCTGCCCGCCGCCGCGTTCCTGGCCGAACGCGCCGACTGGCATGTGCTGTTCTGGACCGCGGCGGGACTCGGTGCGGTGGCGACCGCGCTCGTGGCGATGTGTGTGCCGGAATCCGCGGTACGCACCGGCGGACGGTTCGACGTGGTGGGCGCGGTGGGACTGTCGACCGCTCTGGTGTGCCTGCTGCTGGCGATCTCCAAGGGCGCCGACTGGGGCTGGACCAGCGGCCTGACCGGCGGTCTGTTCGCCGTGTCCGCCCTCGCCCTGGTGGTGTGGGGCCGGTGGGAGCTGCGCACCGAGCGGCCGCTGGTGGATCTGCGCACCACCGCGCGGCGCCAGGTCCTGCTCACCAACGCCGCCTCCGCCGTGTTCGGCTTCTCGATGTTCGCGATGTCGCTGCTGCTTCCGCAGCTGCTCCAGCTGCCGAAGGCCACCGGCTACGGACTCGGGCGGTCGATGATGACCGTCGGCCTGGTCATGGCACCGTCGGGCCTGGTGATGATGGCCATGGCACCGCTGTCCGCCCGTATCTCCAAGACGGCCGGCCCCAAGGTGACCCTGATGCTCGGCGCCACCGTGGTCACCGTCGGCTACGGTCTCAACATCGTGCTGATGTCCGCCGTCTGGCAACTGGTGCTCGTCTCCAGCGTCATCGGTGCCGGTATCGGACTGGCCTACGGCGCCATGCCCGCACTCGTCATGGCGGCCGTGCCGGTGTCGGAGACCGCCGCCGCCAACAGCCTCAACACCCTGATGCGGTCCATCGGCACCTCCATCTCCAGCGCGGTGGCGGGTGTCGCGCTGGCCCAGCTGACCATCACCTACGGCTCGGTCACCCTCCCGTCCCAGGACGGTTTCCGCGTGGTCATGGCCATCGGCGCGGGCGCCGCGCTGATCGCCCTCGTACTGGCCGCCTTCCTGCCCGGCCGGCCCGCCCCCGCCGCCCCCGAGCAGGCCCAGGGGCGCGCGGAGCGCCGGCCGGCCGCCGTCTGA